In Deltaproteobacteria bacterium, the genomic window CGACGGCGGTCCGGCGAGATCGTCGGGGACCGGCAGCGTGCGCGCGACGCGCGGTGGACGCTTGGGCATGACGCGCGGCATAGTAGCGCGCGATGCCGACATCCGACGTGTTCATCCATCCGACCGCCGTCGTCGACCCCGGCGCCGACATCGGCCCCGGCACCAAGATCTGGCACTTCGCCCACGTGATGCACGGCGCGCGCATCGGCGCCGGCTGCGTGGTCGGCCACGGCTGTTACATCGGCAACGTCGTCATCGGTGACAACGTGCGCATCCAGAACCACGTGTCGGTATACGACGGCGTCACGCTCGAGGACGACGTGTTCTGCGGGCCGTCGTGCGTGTTCACCAACGTGGTCAACCCGCGGTCCGCGCACCCGAAGAAGGACCAGTTTCTGCCGACCCGCGTCAAGCGCGGTGCAACGATCGGCGCGAACGCGACCATCGTGTGCGGTGCGACGATCGGAGAACATGCGTTCATCGCCGCCGGCGCGGTCGTGCGCGGCGACGTGCCGCCCCACGCGCTGATGGCCGGCGTGCCGGCCCGGCGCATCGGCTGGATGGACGAGCGC contains:
- a CDS encoding N-acetyltransferase, whose product is MPTSDVFIHPTAVVDPGADIGPGTKIWHFAHVMHGARIGAGCVVGHGCYIGNVVIGDNVRIQNHVSVYDGVTLEDDVFCGPSCVFTNVVNPRSAHPKKDQFLPTRVKRGATIGANATIVCGATIGEHAFIAAGAVVRGDVPPHALMAGVPARRIGWMDERGDRLPDDWQPPR